The following proteins are encoded in a genomic region of Arachis ipaensis cultivar K30076 chromosome B02, Araip1.1, whole genome shotgun sequence:
- the LOC107625476 gene encoding uncharacterized protein LOC107625476 has product MPAPIPFTSASAMIRRRLLQSTRTRGGASSGPSRWTSPGHEETPKGLLFNRTPPPPGQSRKWEDWELPCYVTSFLTIVILGVGLNAKPDLTIETWAHEKALERLKMENSLAASTGATTTTTDNNNNNGDNGDNVEDVPHSES; this is encoded by the coding sequence ATGCCGGCTCCAATACCTTTCACGAGCGCATCGGCCATGATCCGCCGCCGCCTCCTTCAATCCACCCGCACGCGCGGAGGTGCATCCTCCGGGCCTAGCCGCTGGACAAGCCCGGGCCATGAGGAAACTCCCAAGGGCCTTCTCTTCAACCGCACCCCTCCTCCCCCCGGTCAATCCCGCAAGTGGGAGGATTGGGAGCTTCCTTGCTACGTCACCAGCTTCCTCACCATCGTCATCCTCGGCGTCGGGCTCAACGCCAAGCCCGACCTCACCATCGAGACCTGGGCCCACGAGAAGGCCCTCGAGCGCCTCAAGATGGAGAACAGCCTCGCCGCCTCAACCGGAGCAACAACAACCACTACcgacaacaataacaacaacggCGATAACGGCGATAACGTTGAAGATGTGCCCCACTCTGAGTCTTGA